Proteins from one Acidobacteriota bacterium genomic window:
- a CDS encoding FAD-dependent oxidoreductase — protein sequence MKRIRYLITGTGPAGIGAAEEILKRDKNPEIIIFSKEPYLPYSRALLPYLLSSQIKEEEIYYDRKDVYKNPNVSLKLGEKVSSIDFKKNQIIINNNKKISFDYLLIATGGRTLLPEIEGINSSKISSFSTLDDYKTIQHKIKSTKKAVVIGGGLVGVKAAISLKKLGVNVILIELLSNILNTILDKEGSSTLEKFLEKKGIEIRVNSKIERIIFKRDGELSGVTLEGGEKIESDMVINAAGIRPNLEIVEDSEIKTNQGIIVDKHLKTNIENVYAAGDVAEAYDMLRQSYWINPNWTCAFQQGRIAGANMAGANEEYSGSFAMNSLEFYSLPCISMGIVNASSQAMHEVKRVIPARDIYRKIFIKDGKLIGAILIGDLERAGTLNFLLRNQIDVSNVAEDILDDKYNFIALLKELRKKEMLGEVTWPESLSSTEKYKKHIDLEKWTQRVSQEDEK from the coding sequence ATGAAGAGGATTAGATATTTGATAACAGGAACTGGGCCTGCTGGAATTGGAGCAGCTGAAGAAATCCTTAAAAGAGATAAAAACCCAGAGATAATAATCTTCTCAAAGGAGCCTTACCTTCCCTACTCCCGAGCTCTATTACCTTACCTCCTTTCTTCTCAAATTAAAGAAGAGGAAATCTATTATGACCGCAAAGATGTATACAAAAATCCTAATGTTTCTCTAAAATTGGGCGAAAAAGTTTCTAGTATTGATTTTAAAAAAAATCAAATAATTATAAATAATAATAAAAAAATTTCTTTTGATTACCTTCTTATCGCCACTGGTGGTAGAACTCTACTTCCTGAAATAGAAGGAATAAACAGTTCTAAAATATCTTCTTTCTCAACCTTAGATGATTATAAAACAATCCAGCATAAAATTAAGAGCACAAAAAAAGCAGTTGTAATCGGAGGAGGTCTTGTAGGAGTAAAAGCAGCAATCAGTTTAAAGAAGTTAGGAGTTAATGTCATATTAATTGAATTACTTAGTAATATTCTAAATACTATATTAGATAAAGAAGGTTCTTCAACTCTGGAAAAATTTTTAGAAAAAAAGGGGATCGAGATAAGGGTAAATTCAAAAATTGAGAGAATAATTTTTAAAAGGGATGGTGAATTATCAGGAGTAACATTAGAAGGAGGGGAAAAGATTGAATCAGATATGGTTATAAACGCAGCAGGAATTCGACCGAATCTTGAAATAGTGGAAGACTCGGAAATAAAAACAAATCAGGGAATTATCGTTGATAAACATCTAAAAACTAACATTGAAAATGTCTATGCTGCAGGAGATGTAGCTGAAGCATATGACATGTTAAGACAGAGTTATTGGATAAATCCTAATTGGACCTGCGCATTTCAGCAGGGAAGGATTGCAGGAGCAAACATGGCTGGAGCCAATGAAGAATATTCAGGAAGTTTTGCAATGAATTCCCTTGAGTTTTATAGTTTACCATGTATATCAATGGGAATTGTAAATGCCAGTTCTCAAGCAATGCATGAAGTAAAAAGAGTCATTCCTGCAAGGGATATTTACAGAAAAATTTTTATAAAGGATGGAAAATTGATTGGAGCAATATTAATAGGAGATTTAGAAAGGGCAGGGACTTTAAATTTCCTTTTAAGGAATCAAATTGATGTCTCCAATGTAGCAGAGGATATTCTTGATGACAAATATAATTTTATAGCGCTTTTAAAAGAACTCAGAAAAAAGGAAATGCTCGGTGAAGTAACATGGCCAGAAAGTCTTAGTTCCACTGAGAAATATAAGAAACACATTGATTTAGAAAAATGGACTCAACGGGTATCTCAAGAAGATGAAAAATAA